From the genome of Halorussus caseinilyticus, one region includes:
- a CDS encoding MnhB domain-containing protein, translating into MSTVIARTVTRTVVPIILVTAVALLLQGHNLPGGGFIGGVLTVTAFALIYIIYGLDYLEEELLHQNREVLIESIQHGIVGNYQLAFGLGLATAAIAGLVPVLFGWNFLYQTFWVLHHVPIYGELHVASALAFDLGVYFVVVGALLTILAVVGTE; encoded by the coding sequence ATGAGTACAGTCATCGCACGAACCGTCACTCGGACAGTGGTACCGATAATCCTCGTGACAGCGGTCGCCCTGCTGTTGCAGGGGCACAACCTCCCCGGCGGCGGCTTCATCGGCGGGGTGTTGACCGTGACCGCGTTCGCCCTGATTTACATCATCTACGGGCTGGACTACCTCGAAGAGGAGTTGCTACACCAGAACCGCGAGGTACTCATCGAGTCCATCCAGCACGGAATCGTGGGGAACTACCAACTCGCCTTCGGACTCGGATTGGCGACTGCCGCGATTGCAGGGCTGGTTCCCGTCCTGTTCGGGTGGAACTTCCTCTACCAGACGTTCTGGGTCCTCCACCACGTCCCAATCTACGGCGAACTCCACGTCGCGAGTGCCCTCGCCTTCGACCTCGGCGTCTACTTCGTCGTGGTCGGGGCGCTTCTGACGATTCTCGCGGTGGTGGGAACCGAATGA
- a CDS encoding sodium:proton antiporter has protein sequence MTQFVLAAVLGTLFALGTFLVLRRDVVRVVWGVTIISQSANVYLVTMGGLSGGVPVLGHGGHGGGHAVTDPLVQALVLTAIVIGFGTTAFALVLTYRVYQEHGTIDLLELGEKA, from the coding sequence ATGACCCAGTTCGTCCTCGCCGCCGTCCTCGGCACGCTGTTCGCGCTCGGGACCTTCCTCGTCCTGCGCCGGGACGTGGTTCGGGTCGTCTGGGGTGTCACCATTATCAGCCAGTCGGCGAACGTCTACCTCGTGACGATGGGCGGTCTCTCCGGCGGCGTTCCCGTCCTCGGACACGGCGGACACGGCGGCGGTCACGCCGTCACGGACCCGCTGGTGCAGGCGCTCGTGTTGACCGCCATCGTCATCGGATTCGGGACGACGGCGTTCGCGCTCGTGCTGACCTATCGGGTGTATCAGGAACACGGAACCATCGACCTACTCGAACTGGGTGAGAAAGCGTGA
- a CDS encoding complex I subunit 5 family protein, giving the protein MSEQFVVAPLLVALVTAIATLLTRRFGRVQVTLSLLGGVGYLGAVAWLVSKVDPLGATEVFSYQLSGWQAPFGITLVADSLSAFMLAFSAVIALAALVFSAAYVDSFGQRVSYHPLYHFMMVGVTGSFLTGDIFNLFVWFEVMLMSSYVLVVFYSGPEHTRAALQYVVLNLVGSAVMLLAIGGLYSTTGTLNMADLSRRVADPAAYGDFAIAPVLGLSALLFAVFALKAGLAPFQFWVPAAYRAAPAPVSAMLAGVVKKVGVYAIIRVYFTVFSAAALGDLSFPGLSVPDGGSALLAFYGPILFAMAGASIIVGGVGAVGRDDIDGLLAYSSIGQVGFIILPLAIAATATDESVRVLGVAAALVYALNHGFAKGLLFMASGAVYDAVGTEQFPDLGGLSETAPWLSGGFFVGALALIGIPPLSGFFGKMLVFDVAGRVESTLALAIALFGAILTIAYFSRAWNRGFWGEPSLLVEHSETKFTLVAVVVALALSIAVLGVGFDVVMRAAEAGAQAALDRQAYVEAVLGSGGGHA; this is encoded by the coding sequence GTGAGCGAACAGTTCGTCGTCGCGCCGCTGTTGGTGGCGCTCGTCACGGCGATAGCGACCCTGCTGACCCGGCGGTTCGGCCGGGTGCAGGTGACGCTGAGTCTGCTCGGCGGCGTCGGCTACCTCGGCGCGGTCGCGTGGCTCGTCTCGAAGGTGGACCCCCTCGGAGCGACCGAGGTGTTCAGCTACCAGCTCTCGGGGTGGCAGGCCCCGTTCGGCATCACGCTGGTCGCCGACTCGCTGTCGGCGTTCATGCTCGCGTTCTCGGCGGTCATCGCGCTCGCCGCGCTGGTGTTCTCGGCGGCGTACGTCGATAGCTTCGGCCAGCGCGTCTCCTACCACCCGCTGTATCACTTCATGATGGTCGGGGTCACGGGGTCGTTCCTCACCGGCGACATCTTCAACCTCTTCGTCTGGTTCGAGGTGATGCTGATGTCGAGTTACGTCCTCGTCGTGTTCTACAGCGGGCCGGAACACACCCGCGCGGCGCTTCAGTACGTCGTGTTGAATCTGGTCGGGAGCGCGGTCATGCTGTTGGCAATCGGCGGTCTTTACTCGACCACCGGGACGCTCAACATGGCCGACCTCTCCCGGCGGGTGGCCGACCCCGCGGCCTACGGCGACTTCGCCATCGCGCCGGTCCTCGGCCTGTCGGCGTTGCTGTTCGCGGTGTTCGCGCTCAAGGCCGGACTCGCGCCGTTCCAGTTCTGGGTGCCCGCGGCCTACCGCGCCGCACCCGCACCCGTCTCGGCGATGCTCGCGGGCGTCGTCAAGAAGGTCGGCGTCTACGCCATCATCCGGGTGTACTTCACGGTGTTCAGCGCGGCGGCGCTGGGCGACCTCTCGTTCCCCGGTCTGTCGGTTCCGGACGGAGGGAGCGCACTGCTGGCGTTCTACGGGCCGATTCTGTTCGCCATGGCCGGAGCGAGCATCATCGTCGGCGGCGTCGGTGCGGTCGGCCGCGACGACATCGACGGCCTGCTGGCGTACTCCTCCATCGGACAGGTCGGGTTCATTATCCTACCGCTGGCGATTGCCGCGACTGCGACCGACGAGTCGGTCCGCGTCCTCGGAGTCGCGGCGGCGCTGGTCTACGCCCTGAACCACGGCTTCGCCAAGGGACTGCTGTTCATGGCCAGCGGCGCGGTGTACGACGCTGTGGGAACCGAGCAGTTCCCCGACCTCGGCGGTCTCTCCGAGACCGCACCGTGGCTCTCGGGCGGCTTCTTCGTGGGCGCGTTGGCGCTCATCGGCATCCCGCCGCTGTCGGGCTTCTTCGGCAAGATGCTCGTCTTCGACGTGGCGGGCCGCGTGGAGTCGACCCTCGCGCTGGCGATTGCGCTGTTCGGCGCAATCCTGACAATCGCGTACTTCTCGCGGGCGTGGAACCGCGGGTTCTGGGGCGAACCCTCGCTACTGGTCGAACACAGCGAGACCAAGTTCACGCTGGTCGCCGTCGTGGTCGCGCTCGCGCTCTCCATCGCGGTCCTCGGGGTCGGCTTCGACGTAGTGATGCGGGCCGCGGAAGCCGGTGCGCAGGCCGCGCTGGACCGCCAAGCCTACGTGGAGGCCGTCCTCGGTAGCGGAGGTGGTCACGCGTGA
- a CDS encoding Na+/H+ antiporter subunit E, with protein MNTRKWPVVGVLLAVLWLFVRGVALDPAAILGEFLIGLALGLPVAFAFRRFYTEQTALGRNLRALPYAVVYVGVFLKELLTANVDVAYRVLAPSMPIEPDVVVVPLRVETDAAITTIANSITLTPGTLTMDYDDETNTLYVHGITGRNREAVVEPIRTWEDYALVIFDEERKPGDPVPEVPVPGRGGRADGGPEAGRDDSERSAGGESDGE; from the coding sequence GTGAACACCCGCAAGTGGCCGGTCGTCGGCGTCCTGCTGGCGGTGCTGTGGCTGTTCGTCCGCGGGGTCGCGCTGGACCCGGCGGCCATCCTCGGCGAGTTCCTCATCGGACTCGCGTTGGGCCTGCCCGTCGCGTTCGCTTTCCGGCGGTTCTACACCGAGCAGACCGCGCTCGGGCGGAACCTTCGGGCGCTCCCCTACGCGGTGGTATACGTCGGAGTGTTCCTCAAGGAACTGCTGACCGCGAACGTGGACGTTGCCTACCGCGTTCTCGCGCCGAGCATGCCTATCGAACCCGACGTGGTGGTCGTTCCGCTCCGCGTCGAGACGGACGCGGCCATCACCACGATTGCCAACTCCATCACGCTGACGCCCGGAACGCTCACCATGGACTACGACGACGAGACCAACACGCTGTACGTTCACGGAATCACCGGTCGGAACCGCGAGGCCGTAGTCGAACCCATCCGGACGTGGGAGGACTACGCGCTGGTCATCTTCGACGAGGAGCGAAAGCCCGGCGACCCCGTGCCGGAGGTGCCGGTCCCCGGCCGCGGCGGACGCGCGGACGGCGGCCCGGAAGCCGGGCGCGACGACTCCGAGCGGTCGGCGGGAGGTGAGTCGGATGGCGAGTGA
- a CDS encoding monovalent cation/H+ antiporter complex subunit F, whose product MASDPALLGTVVDAALVLAAALTLFAGYRVIEGPTVPDRVVALDTIATNVVAMAALFALSTGEGLFVTVSLVLAIIGFISTIAVSQYVIEGDIIE is encoded by the coding sequence ATGGCGAGTGACCCCGCGTTGCTCGGAACGGTCGTGGACGCCGCGTTAGTCCTCGCGGCGGCGCTCACCCTGTTCGCGGGCTACCGGGTCATCGAGGGACCGACGGTCCCCGACAGGGTGGTGGCGCTCGACACCATCGCCACGAACGTCGTCGCAATGGCGGCGCTGTTCGCGCTCTCGACCGGCGAAGGCCTGTTCGTCACGGTGAGCCTCGTCCTCGCCATCATCGGGTTCATCAGCACTATCGCGGTCAGTCAGTACGTAATCGAGGGTGACATCATCGAATGA
- the mnhG gene encoding monovalent cation/H(+) antiporter subunit G has product MNVIQQFVVAALVVVGSFFLLVGTVGLIRFPDVYNRMHASSKAATLGASSILLAGFAYYGPQGAGLTSLVGIVFLFLTAPTGAHLISRSAQKMGVPFFGQDADWPEEESGSD; this is encoded by the coding sequence ATGAACGTGATTCAACAGTTCGTCGTCGCGGCGCTCGTCGTCGTCGGGAGTTTCTTCCTTCTGGTCGGCACGGTCGGCCTGATTCGGTTCCCCGACGTGTACAACCGGATGCACGCAAGCAGTAAGGCGGCCACGCTGGGAGCCTCGTCCATCCTCTTGGCGGGGTTCGCCTACTACGGTCCGCAGGGCGCGGGCCTGACCTCGCTGGTCGGCATCGTCTTCCTGTTCCTGACCGCGCCGACGGGCGCGCACCTCATCTCCCGGTCGGCACAGAAGATGGGCGTGCCGTTCTTCGGACAGGACGCCGACTGGCCCGAGGAGGAGTCGGGGTCGGACTGA
- the coaBC gene encoding bifunctional phosphopantothenoylcysteine decarboxylase/phosphopantothenate--cysteine ligase CoaBC, with the protein MLTGVNVALGITGSIAAVKVVELAHELRRRGASVRAVTTDSARGIVHPWAVEFATDNPVVSEITGQVEHVELCGREGWADVLLIAPATANTVGKIAGAIDDTPVTTCATTALGAGVPVVVAPAMHEPMYDHPGVLEAIDRVESWGVEFVDPRIEEGKAKIATEDAIALEVARATAPDRFEGANVVVTSGATSEPIDPVRVLTNRASGKTGRAVARACYALGADVTLVHDGDDAPYAEVAQVETAAEMTEAVLDRVEGGAADALVSAAAISDYTVETADEKIRSGQDLTLDLTPTPKLIDAVRDASDVPVVGFKAETSGDDEKMVAEARETLRRAALSFVVANDASVMGDDRTRTLFVRENSAREYEGTKAELGWQVAEQLAAEL; encoded by the coding sequence ATGCTCACGGGTGTCAACGTCGCGCTCGGGATTACGGGTAGCATCGCGGCGGTGAAGGTAGTCGAGTTGGCGCACGAACTCCGGCGCAGGGGCGCGTCGGTCCGGGCGGTCACGACCGACAGCGCCCGCGGTATCGTCCACCCGTGGGCGGTCGAGTTCGCCACCGACAACCCGGTCGTCTCCGAGATTACCGGGCAGGTCGAACACGTCGAGTTGTGCGGCCGCGAGGGGTGGGCCGACGTACTTCTGATTGCACCGGCCACCGCGAACACGGTCGGCAAAATCGCGGGGGCAATCGACGACACGCCGGTCACGACGTGCGCGACGACTGCGCTCGGCGCGGGCGTCCCGGTCGTCGTCGCGCCCGCGATGCACGAGCCGATGTACGACCACCCCGGCGTCTTGGAGGCCATCGACAGGGTAGAGTCGTGGGGCGTCGAGTTCGTGGACCCCCGAATCGAGGAGGGGAAGGCGAAAATCGCCACCGAGGACGCCATCGCGCTGGAAGTCGCGCGCGCCACCGCGCCCGACCGCTTCGAGGGCGCGAACGTCGTCGTCACCAGCGGCGCGACCAGCGAACCCATCGACCCGGTGCGCGTGCTGACCAACCGCGCGTCGGGCAAGACCGGCCGTGCGGTCGCCCGCGCGTGCTACGCGCTCGGCGCGGACGTGACGCTGGTCCACGACGGCGACGACGCGCCCTACGCGGAAGTCGCGCAGGTCGAAACGGCCGCGGAGATGACCGAAGCGGTCCTCGACCGGGTGGAGGGCGGAGCGGCGGACGCGCTGGTCTCCGCGGCGGCCATCAGCGACTACACCGTCGAGACCGCCGACGAGAAGATTCGGTCGGGTCAGGACCTCACGCTCGACCTGACCCCGACGCCGAAACTCATCGACGCGGTTCGGGACGCCAGCGACGTGCCCGTCGTCGGGTTCAAGGCTGAGACTTCCGGCGACGACGAGAAGATGGTCGCCGAGGCCCGCGAGACGCTTCGCCGGGCGGCCCTCTCGTTCGTCGTCGCCAACGACGCCAGCGTGATGGGCGACGACCGGACTCGGACGCTGTTCGTCCGCGAGAACAGCGCGCGGGAGTACGAGGGGACGAAAGCCGAGTTGGGGTGGCAGGTGGCCGAGCAGTTGGCCGCGGAGTTGTGA
- a CDS encoding DUF7344 domain-containing protein, which produces MTYQPENETVDDVSAAFDLLRDARRRGVLYALKRNGRTSVEELARRIAAWQSEDRDEVNPETVELSLIHSHLPKLREADAVEYDLESATVELAGRGDELDPLLECTREREPELFYAARTPNVRRPEVSQ; this is translated from the coding sequence ATGACGTACCAGCCCGAAAACGAGACCGTCGACGACGTAAGTGCGGCTTTCGACCTCCTACGGGACGCCCGACGCCGCGGCGTACTCTACGCCCTGAAGCGCAACGGCCGAACCTCCGTCGAGGAACTCGCCCGTCGCATCGCCGCGTGGCAGTCCGAGGACCGCGACGAGGTGAACCCCGAGACCGTCGAACTGTCGTTGATTCACTCACACCTGCCGAAACTCCGCGAGGCCGACGCCGTGGAGTACGACCTCGAGAGCGCCACGGTGGAACTCGCGGGCCGCGGCGACGAACTCGACCCCCTCTTGGAGTGTACCCGCGAGCGCGAACCCGAGTTGTTCTACGCCGCCCGAACCCCGAACGTCCGGCGTCCCGAAGTCAGCCAGTAG
- a CDS encoding 50S ribosomal protein L11 produces MAETIEVLVPGGQADPGPPLGPELGPTPVNVQEVVNQINDQTEAFDGTEVPVTITVEDDGSFEIEVGVPPTAALIKDEAGFETGSGEPQKDFVADLSIDQVKKIAEQKHPDLLAYDTKNAAKEIVGTCASLGVTIEGDDAREFKEKVDAGEYDDALLEEASA; encoded by the coding sequence ATGGCTGAGACGATAGAAGTACTCGTCCCCGGCGGGCAGGCGGACCCCGGTCCGCCGCTCGGTCCGGAACTCGGACCGACCCCGGTGAACGTACAGGAGGTCGTCAACCAGATTAACGACCAGACCGAGGCTTTCGACGGGACCGAAGTCCCCGTCACCATCACCGTCGAAGACGACGGTAGCTTCGAAATCGAAGTGGGCGTTCCGCCGACGGCGGCGCTCATCAAGGACGAGGCCGGTTTCGAGACCGGAAGCGGCGAACCCCAGAAGGATTTCGTCGCGGACCTCTCCATCGACCAAGTGAAGAAGATTGCCGAGCAGAAACACCCGGACCTGCTCGCCTACGACACGAAGAACGCCGCGAAGGAAATCGTCGGCACCTGCGCGTCGCTCGGCGTCACCATCGAGGGCGACGACGCCCGCGAGTTCAAGGAGAAGGTGGACGCTGGCGAGTACGACGACGCGCTCCTCGAAGAAGCGTCGGCGTAA
- a CDS encoding OBG GTPase family GTP-binding protein — MGLEEEIENLREEIAETPYNKSTESHIGRLKAKLAEKKEKLENQSSAGGGEGYHVEKHGDATVAFVGFPSVGKSTLLNALTAAESETGDYEFTTLDVNPGMLQYNGANIQLLDVPGLIEGAAHGRGGGQEVLSVVRAADLVVFVLSVFDIDQYDRLRKELYENKIRLDREPPSVKISKKGKGGIRVTSSVDLELSEDVVKEVIREHGYVNADVTIREQLDVDRLVDGVMDNREYIPSIVTVNKVDLIEPDYVETVNRNLRERDIDPDEAIFISAEAERGLDSLKQTIWEELGLMRIYMDKPGRGVDREEPLVLERGSTVGDAARKLGGELEDRFRFARVSGPSAKHDEQQVGKEHELADEDVLRLVVRK, encoded by the coding sequence ATGGGACTGGAGGAAGAAATCGAGAACCTCCGCGAGGAAATCGCCGAAACGCCGTACAACAAGTCCACGGAGAGCCACATCGGACGGCTGAAAGCGAAACTCGCGGAGAAGAAAGAGAAACTCGAAAACCAGTCCTCCGCCGGTGGCGGCGAAGGATACCACGTCGAGAAGCACGGTGACGCCACCGTCGCGTTCGTCGGCTTCCCGAGCGTCGGGAAATCGACCCTGTTGAACGCGCTGACCGCCGCCGAGAGCGAGACTGGAGACTACGAATTCACGACTCTCGACGTGAACCCCGGCATGCTCCAGTACAACGGCGCGAACATCCAACTGCTCGACGTGCCGGGTCTCATCGAGGGCGCGGCCCACGGGCGCGGCGGCGGCCAAGAGGTTCTGTCGGTCGTCCGCGCGGCCGACCTCGTGGTGTTCGTCCTCTCGGTGTTCGACATCGACCAGTACGACCGACTCCGGAAGGAACTCTACGAGAACAAGATTCGTCTCGACCGAGAGCCACCGAGCGTCAAGATTTCCAAGAAGGGCAAGGGCGGCATCCGGGTCACGTCGAGTGTGGACCTCGAACTCTCCGAGGACGTGGTGAAAGAGGTCATCCGGGAACACGGCTACGTCAACGCCGACGTGACCATCCGCGAGCAGTTGGACGTTGACCGCCTCGTGGACGGCGTGATGGACAACCGCGAGTACATCCCCTCCATCGTGACCGTCAACAAGGTAGACCTCATCGAACCCGACTACGTGGAGACGGTCAACCGGAACCTCCGCGAGCGCGACATCGACCCCGACGAGGCAATCTTCATCTCGGCGGAGGCCGAGAGGGGACTCGACTCGCTCAAACAGACCATCTGGGAGGAACTCGGCCTGATGCGCATCTACATGGACAAACCCGGCCGCGGCGTGGACCGCGAGGAACCGCTGGTTCTGGAGCGGGGTTCGACCGTCGGCGACGCCGCCCGGAAACTCGGCGGGGAACTCGAAGACCGCTTCCGGTTCGCCCGCGTGAGCGGTCCGAGCGCCAAACACGACGAGCAACAGGTCGGCAAGGAACACGAACTCGCCGACGAGGACGTTCTCCGACTCGTCGTCCGGAAGTGA
- a CDS encoding TIGR04206 family protein: MDRPTSPRRLLALLALFLAPWTVLSTGDLVFAWGLATLDPFHVTTLTDYLFVYTRGLPNRLLAWPVAVVLYLLAVGNAALGWFAPDSEDRRVTGGLLALAGASNFWFAFGLARPGLLAVPVGSVLLWTAAWWFHWPDLRRALWR; this comes from the coding sequence ATGGACCGGCCGACTTCCCCGCGGCGACTGCTCGCACTGCTCGCGCTTTTTCTCGCGCCGTGGACTGTCCTCTCGACCGGCGATTTGGTCTTCGCGTGGGGACTGGCGACGCTCGACCCGTTTCACGTCACGACGCTGACCGACTACCTCTTCGTCTACACCCGCGGGCTACCGAACCGACTGCTCGCGTGGCCGGTCGCAGTCGTCCTCTACCTGCTCGCCGTCGGCAACGCCGCCCTCGGGTGGTTCGCTCCCGACTCGGAGGACCGGCGAGTCACCGGGGGTCTGCTCGCGCTGGCGGGTGCGAGCAACTTCTGGTTCGCGTTCGGGTTGGCACGCCCCGGACTGCTAGCGGTTCCGGTCGGGTCGGTCCTGCTCTGGACCGCGGCGTGGTGGTTCCACTGGCCGGACCTGCGGCGCGCGCTGTGGCGGTAA
- a CDS encoding VOC family protein: protein MNATLDHVMMRVADLDESLDWYGNHLGYEEKGRWEADTFTNVYLGPEDVHEEGAVLELTYNHDDRTYEMGDAWGHIAVRVEDVYDAYDQLMDEGCEDYRDPDSCGGSYAFVKDPDGHEVEIVERDYGARWSLDHTMIRVEDADEALGWYTRKLEYEHTGRWESDTFANYFVKPEGAPDEAMAVELTYNYDGRTYTMGDAWGHLAVRADDLQDDWETLMERDAEDYRDPESCDNRYAFTKDVDGHEIEVIERDE from the coding sequence ATGAACGCCACGCTCGACCACGTGATGATGCGCGTAGCGGACTTGGACGAGAGCCTCGACTGGTACGGAAATCACCTCGGCTACGAGGAGAAGGGTCGCTGGGAGGCCGACACCTTCACGAACGTCTACCTCGGTCCCGAGGACGTACACGAGGAGGGCGCGGTCCTCGAACTCACCTACAACCACGACGACCGGACCTACGAGATGGGCGACGCGTGGGGCCACATCGCCGTGCGCGTCGAGGACGTGTACGACGCCTACGACCAGTTGATGGATGAGGGGTGCGAGGACTACCGAGACCCCGATTCCTGCGGCGGTTCCTACGCCTTCGTGAAGGACCCCGACGGCCACGAAGTCGAAATCGTGGAGCGAGATTACGGCGCGCGCTGGAGTCTCGACCACACCATGATTCGCGTCGAGGACGCCGACGAAGCCCTCGGGTGGTACACTCGGAAACTGGAGTACGAACACACCGGCCGGTGGGAGTCCGACACCTTCGCAAACTACTTCGTGAAACCCGAGGGCGCGCCGGACGAGGCGATGGCCGTCGAACTCACCTACAACTACGACGGCCGGACGTACACGATGGGCGACGCGTGGGGCCACCTCGCGGTCCGCGCCGACGACCTGCAAGACGACTGGGAGACGCTGATGGAACGAGACGCGGAAGACTACCGCGACCCCGAGTCCTGTGACAACCGCTACGCCTTCACCAAGGACGTAGACGGCCACGAAATCGAAGTCATCGAACGCGACGAGTAG
- a CDS encoding BGTF surface domain-containing protein: MTTTTDKLRGVLLAAMLVMSVFAGTVAFAGAATAQAGNVEMGKATSLDAGQSYWAGQTVFNDSALSSSATVQIMHANGELYDTITTDSEGDFKFSTDGMEGGFYLQEDDGTNLSVGGSNLSFTVRDQDLSASFEDGSVDNAHSSTTNFTLGSKRIGYNVTLTASGLSSEELQGVLNVTSNRTESGVAIVNVQQETFSTNFNGISAGNYTFEAEVNDTGATASADINVTEGGDAMSSFQSGSVVTDERGDIATYTINLENSNMANASIGSQDVNWKANFTVNDNNNDGEVTVQFNSYQSGSATVTDFVSATGEDSVDTSGGPLQGVHTNWDDQSPDSGLGSPIAAGQYEMTTGVTGDDDVTQLVLNEGSVDSAQVWTHPRQTSNLPEDVSALVSGVVEGDSVAMQDLAVVEFSASGLYGDASLDMQNLSTATNGSDVYSMNFTETNPGANAQPKTFQGNGTRAVYFDSANNTIYSVVDTSKNGIAAGDEYRATFTVHQNSNVTDEARSANATFAVEDRELSFTGVNESDVLPVGGNITGDTSIAAGSEFQVQVKSDSFVRTATATVQDDGTFVAPFDFSDVDTGTEVTVSAKSGDASDEVSGVIVESADQPDGNETTTNTTTNETTTTTTTTTTTTTEETTTEETTEEETTEEETTTTESDGGIPGFGVSVALVALVAAALLALRRSN; this comes from the coding sequence ATGACAACGACAACAGACAAACTTCGCGGCGTACTCCTTGCTGCGATGCTGGTAATGTCGGTTTTCGCCGGCACCGTCGCCTTCGCGGGCGCGGCCACAGCGCAGGCAGGAAACGTCGAGATGGGCAAAGCGACTTCGCTAGACGCGGGCCAGAGTTACTGGGCCGGTCAGACCGTCTTCAACGACTCCGCACTGAGTAGTTCCGCAACTGTGCAGATTATGCATGCCAACGGTGAACTGTACGACACCATCACTACCGACAGTGAAGGTGACTTCAAGTTCAGCACCGACGGCATGGAAGGTGGCTTCTACCTCCAAGAGGACGACGGTACGAACCTCAGTGTTGGTGGAAGCAACCTCTCCTTCACGGTTCGTGACCAGGACCTGAGCGCGTCCTTCGAGGACGGTAGCGTGGACAACGCTCACTCCTCGACGACGAACTTCACCCTCGGTTCCAAGCGCATCGGCTACAACGTCACGCTTACGGCGAGTGGCCTCAGCTCCGAGGAGCTTCAGGGCGTTCTCAACGTTACGTCCAACCGCACCGAGAGCGGCGTTGCCATCGTGAACGTTCAGCAGGAAACGTTCAGCACCAACTTCAACGGCATCTCGGCCGGTAACTACACCTTCGAGGCCGAAGTGAACGACACCGGCGCAACCGCCTCCGCTGACATCAACGTCACCGAGGGTGGCGACGCCATGTCGTCGTTCCAGAGTGGCTCGGTCGTCACCGACGAGCGCGGTGACATTGCCACGTACACCATCAACCTCGAAAACAGCAACATGGCCAACGCCTCCATCGGTAGTCAGGATGTCAACTGGAAGGCTAACTTCACCGTCAACGACAACAACAACGACGGCGAAGTTACCGTTCAGTTCAACAGCTACCAGTCCGGTAGCGCCACTGTCACCGACTTCGTGAGCGCCACGGGCGAAGACAGTGTCGACACCAGCGGTGGCCCGCTCCAGGGCGTCCACACCAACTGGGACGACCAGTCCCCCGACTCGGGTCTCGGTAGCCCCATCGCGGCCGGTCAGTACGAGATGACGACGGGCGTCACGGGTGACGACGACGTTACCCAGCTCGTCCTCAACGAGGGCTCCGTCGACAGCGCCCAGGTCTGGACGCACCCGCGTCAGACCAGCAACCTGCCCGAAGACGTGAGCGCTCTCGTCAGCGGTGTCGTCGAGGGTGACTCCGTCGCCATGCAGGACCTCGCAGTTGTCGAGTTCAGCGCGTCCGGTCTCTACGGCGACGCCAGCCTCGACATGCAGAACCTCAGCACTGCCACGAACGGCAGTGACGTTTACTCGATGAACTTCACGGAGACGAACCCCGGCGCGAACGCCCAGCCCAAGACATTCCAGGGCAACGGCACCCGCGCGGTCTACTTCGACTCCGCGAACAACACCATCTACAGCGTCGTTGACACCAGCAAGAACGGCATCGCCGCTGGTGACGAGTACCGCGCGACGTTCACTGTCCACCAGAACAGTAACGTCACGGACGAGGCTCGCTCGGCCAACGCGACGTTCGCCGTCGAGGACCGCGAACTCTCCTTCACTGGCGTGAACGAGAGCGACGTGCTCCCCGTTGGCGGTAACATCACTGGTGACACCAGCATCGCTGCTGGCTCCGAGTTCCAGGTTCAGGTCAAGTCCGACTCCTTCGTCCGCACCGCGACCGCGACCGTTCAGGACGACGGTACGTTCGTCGCTCCGTTCGACTTCAGCGATGTCGACACGGGCACGGAAGTCACCGTCTCCGCCAAGTCCGGTGACGCTAGCGACGAGGTTAGCGGCGTGATCGTCGAGTCCGCCGACCAGCCGGACGGCAACGAGACGACGACGAACACGACGACGAACGAGACGACCACGACGACTACGACGACCACGACGACCACGACCGAGGAGACCACGACCGAGGAGACCACCGAAGAGGAAACCACGGAAGAGGAAACCACCACGACCGAAAGTGACGGTGGCATCCCCGGCTTCGGTGTCAGTGTGGCTCTCGTCGCACTCGTCGCCGCCGCGCTGCTGGCTCTCCGCCGCAGCAACTAA